In the genome of Ancylomarina subtilis, one region contains:
- a CDS encoding RDD family protein, with amino-acid sequence MNKQLRPSILKRAVALLIDYIVLGIFGFVLGLFFEDFFVSLGKYGTLIGTAIVIIYFSICQSKLGGGQSLGKMAISSKVTDLNGQYLSFNKSLLRAFILVFPIMNVELLASGKGMIVIMSLVSLLMLASIYLVIVNKSRRCLHDLLIPSVVINQSVSDFEIDERKDRSSLKLIPLGVLALLGLGMGFYQTFQSTNLSPLLAAKDKIEQEAGVIGVNKIQSSVTSHYMTDSPVNTYSSIEVLVRIDDMQEASDVDSKYFATFHDIIAEEVPEYKDVDLVLITLYYGYNIGIAHKTRHVTNRFTN; translated from the coding sequence ATGAATAAACAGTTAAGACCATCAATTTTAAAGAGAGCCGTAGCTCTACTGATCGACTATATAGTGCTTGGCATCTTTGGTTTTGTTTTGGGCTTATTTTTCGAAGATTTTTTCGTCTCACTGGGTAAGTATGGTACATTAATCGGTACGGCTATAGTCATTATTTATTTTTCTATCTGTCAATCTAAACTAGGGGGTGGTCAATCTTTGGGAAAAATGGCGATAAGCTCAAAGGTGACCGATCTAAATGGTCAATATTTAAGTTTCAATAAATCATTATTACGCGCATTCATTCTTGTTTTCCCAATCATGAATGTTGAACTGCTTGCCAGTGGAAAAGGCATGATTGTTATTATGAGTCTCGTTTCTTTATTAATGCTTGCAAGCATCTATTTGGTCATCGTAAATAAGTCGAGACGATGTTTACACGATTTATTAATTCCCAGTGTTGTAATCAATCAATCCGTCTCCGATTTTGAGATTGATGAGCGTAAGGATAGAAGCTCGCTAAAATTAATTCCTTTGGGTGTTCTTGCTCTGTTAGGGCTTGGAATGGGATTTTATCAAACCTTTCAGTCGACAAATTTGAGTCCTTTGCTTGCTGCGAAAGATAAAATTGAGCAGGAGGCAGGCGTGATTGGTGTTAATAAAATCCAATCCAGTGTTACAAGCCATTATATGACTGATTCTCCTGTGAATACTTACTCATCTATAGAAGTGTTGGTTAGAATTGATGATATGCAGGAGGCATCGGATGTCGATTCAAAATATTTTGCAACATTTCATGATATCATTGCGGAAGAAGTGCCCGAATATAAGGATGTCGATCTTGTTTTGATTACGCTTTATTATGGGTATAATATTGGGATAGCCCATAAAACAAGGCATGTTACCAATCGATTCACGAATTAA
- a CDS encoding NADP-dependent isocitrate dehydrogenase — translation MATTSKIIYTKIDEAPALATYSLLPIIKAFVEASGIEVETKDISLAGRIIANFPENLTEDQKIPDNLSELGKLAKTPEANIIKLPNISASIPQLKAAIAELQAKGYNLPNYPEEAITEEDKALQARFAKVLGSAVNPVLREGNSDRRSAASVKKYAQNNPHRMGKWSADSKAHVAHMTEKDFYGSEKSVTMPKATDVRIEYVDNNGAVTVLKEKQALLEGEVIDSSVMNVKALRAFYAKEIEAAKEEGLLWSLHLKATMMKISDPVMFKHAVEVFYADAIEKHADTIKELGVNFNNGLGDLYNKIQNLPEAKRAEIEADIMAVYSTRPDIAMVDSDKGITNLHVPNNVIIDASMPVVVRDGGKMWNPAGELQDTKALIPDRCYATMYQVCFDDCKKNGAYDVATMGSVSNVGLMAQKAEEYGSHDKTFMAQGEGVIRVVEFDGTVVMEQAVEEGDIFRMCQVKDAPIQDWVKLAVNRAKATQTPAIFWLDENRAHDAQLISKVNTYLADHDTTGLDIRIMSPDDAIAFSLERIRKGEDTISVTGNVLRDYLTDLFPIIELGTSSKMLSIVPLMNGGGLFETGAGGSAPKHVQQFEKENHLRWDSLGEFLALGVSLEHLAQTTGNEDAQLFAETLDAGVTKFLAESKSPSRKVNELDNRGSHFYLAMYWAEALAAQTKNTELQTRFAKVAKELAENEAQIIEELNSVQGQPMNIGGYFMPCDKLANEAMRPSATLNKIINDLAAL, via the coding sequence ATGGCAACAACATCAAAAATCATCTATACAAAGATTGATGAAGCACCGGCCCTTGCAACGTATTCACTATTGCCAATAATTAAGGCATTCGTTGAGGCGTCAGGTATCGAAGTTGAGACCAAAGATATTTCTCTTGCTGGGAGAATTATCGCTAACTTTCCGGAAAATTTGACTGAAGATCAAAAAATTCCTGATAACCTATCTGAATTAGGTAAGCTAGCAAAGACTCCAGAGGCTAACATTATTAAGTTGCCAAATATCAGTGCATCAATTCCTCAGCTTAAGGCTGCAATTGCAGAGTTACAAGCAAAAGGTTACAATTTACCTAACTATCCTGAGGAAGCAATTACAGAAGAAGACAAAGCATTACAAGCTCGTTTTGCTAAAGTGCTTGGTTCAGCAGTTAACCCTGTTTTACGTGAAGGTAACTCTGATCGTCGTTCAGCTGCTTCTGTTAAGAAATATGCTCAAAACAACCCACATCGTATGGGTAAATGGTCTGCTGATTCTAAGGCACACGTTGCTCACATGACTGAGAAAGATTTCTACGGAAGTGAAAAGTCGGTGACAATGCCTAAGGCGACTGATGTAAGAATCGAGTATGTAGATAATAATGGCGCTGTTACTGTATTAAAAGAGAAGCAAGCTTTATTGGAAGGCGAAGTAATCGATTCATCAGTGATGAATGTGAAAGCTTTACGTGCTTTCTATGCAAAAGAAATTGAAGCTGCAAAGGAAGAAGGCTTGCTATGGTCACTTCACCTTAAAGCAACAATGATGAAGATCTCTGACCCTGTAATGTTTAAGCATGCAGTTGAGGTATTCTATGCAGATGCTATTGAAAAGCATGCTGATACCATTAAAGAGTTGGGTGTAAACTTCAATAATGGTTTAGGCGATCTTTATAATAAAATTCAAAATCTTCCAGAAGCTAAGAGAGCTGAGATCGAAGCGGATATTATGGCCGTTTACTCAACTCGTCCGGATATCGCGATGGTTGATTCGGACAAGGGAATTACGAACTTACATGTTCCTAACAACGTAATCATTGATGCTTCAATGCCGGTCGTTGTTCGTGATGGTGGTAAAATGTGGAACCCAGCTGGAGAATTACAAGATACAAAAGCATTGATTCCAGACCGTTGTTATGCAACCATGTATCAGGTTTGTTTCGATGACTGTAAGAAGAATGGAGCATATGATGTAGCGACTATGGGATCTGTATCAAACGTTGGTTTGATGGCTCAGAAAGCTGAAGAGTATGGTTCTCATGACAAAACTTTCATGGCTCAGGGCGAAGGTGTTATTCGCGTTGTTGAGTTTGATGGTACTGTTGTAATGGAGCAGGCTGTTGAAGAAGGTGATATCTTCAGAATGTGTCAGGTTAAAGATGCTCCTATTCAGGATTGGGTTAAACTAGCTGTAAACAGAGCTAAAGCAACTCAAACTCCGGCAATTTTCTGGTTAGACGAAAACAGAGCTCACGATGCTCAGTTGATTTCTAAAGTAAACACTTACCTGGCTGATCACGATACAACAGGTTTGGATATTCGTATTATGAGCCCGGATGATGCAATTGCTTTCTCTTTGGAAAGAATCCGTAAAGGTGAAGATACGATTTCAGTAACTGGTAACGTATTGCGTGACTACCTAACTGACCTTTTCCCAATTATCGAGTTGGGTACTTCTTCCAAGATGTTATCTATCGTTCCATTGATGAATGGTGGTGGCTTATTCGAAACGGGTGCGGGTGGATCAGCTCCTAAGCACGTTCAGCAGTTCGAAAAGGAGAATCACTTACGTTGGGATTCTTTGGGTGAATTCCTTGCTTTAGGTGTTTCTTTAGAGCATTTAGCACAAACTACAGGTAATGAAGATGCTCAGTTATTTGCTGAAACTCTTGATGCAGGTGTAACTAAATTCTTAGCAGAGAGCAAATCACCTTCTCGTAAAGTGAATGAGTTGGATAACCGTGGTTCTCATTTCTACTTAGCAATGTATTGGGCTGAAGCTCTTGCAGCGCAAACTAAGAATACAGAATTACAGACACGATTTGCTAAGGTTGCGAAGGAACTTGCTGAAAACGAAGCTCAGATTATTGAGGAGTTAAACTCAGTACAAGGACAACCAATGAATATTGGAGGTTACTTTATGCCATGTGACAAATTAGCAAACGAGGCTATGCGTCCATCAGCAACTCTTAACAAAATTATCAACGACTTAGCTGCTTTGTAA
- a CDS encoding DNA polymerase III subunit gamma/tau, with the protein MENFIVSARKYRPSSFQTVVGQQSITTTLKNAIKNNHLAHAYLFCGPRGVGKTSCARIFAKTINCSNVSSDFEACNTCESCMAFNENRSYNIHELDAASNNSVDDIRTLIDQVRIPPQIGKYSVYIIDEVHMLSQQAFNAFLKTLEEPPAHAIFVLATTEKHKIIPTILSRCQIFDFSRIKVGDAVSHLKHIAETENISIAEEALNVIAQKADGAMRDALSIFDQIVSFSGKTITFENVIQNLNVLDYDYYFRMVDAFLEGKVTDVLILFNEIVEKGFDGHHFVAGLSSHIRDILVGKDAATLQLLEVSDSVKEKYTQQSQKCEVDFLYDALGILNECDIHYKSSQNQRLLIELTLIQLSQIIESKKKGASLKKNFRRLLKIRVEGRASAPKASGAKDKAPVHPQQEAQRTTPPASAQAQQRVSSSPGTSPSSISIKAAMSRGIASRPAASPKQELKSKESAATYSGSQNQPYTAKSVVEKLKEYTIIRGKSERIRLAVANCEAEIRKDGQLVVKVSNQIQEDDILAVKNEMVNYLKRELQNSTINFITEVIETATKKRLYTDTDKFKYLCEKNPVLEQLKQKFSLDFE; encoded by the coding sequence ATGGAGAATTTTATCGTTTCGGCTCGCAAATATCGCCCATCCAGCTTTCAAACTGTCGTTGGTCAGCAGTCTATTACCACAACCCTAAAAAATGCCATAAAAAACAATCATTTGGCTCATGCCTACTTGTTTTGTGGTCCGCGTGGGGTAGGGAAGACTTCCTGTGCGCGAATTTTTGCCAAAACCATCAATTGCTCCAATGTGAGTTCTGATTTTGAAGCTTGCAATACCTGTGAGTCGTGTATGGCCTTTAACGAGAATCGTTCTTATAATATACATGAACTGGATGCGGCATCGAATAATTCAGTAGATGATATCAGAACCCTGATTGATCAGGTGCGTATCCCACCCCAAATTGGGAAATACAGTGTTTATATTATCGACGAGGTTCATATGCTATCGCAGCAGGCCTTTAACGCTTTTCTAAAAACTTTAGAGGAGCCACCTGCACATGCCATTTTTGTATTGGCAACAACTGAAAAACATAAAATCATCCCAACCATTTTGTCGCGTTGTCAGATATTCGACTTTAGTCGCATAAAGGTTGGTGATGCGGTGAGTCATTTGAAGCATATTGCAGAAACTGAAAACATTAGTATTGCAGAGGAAGCCTTAAATGTGATTGCGCAAAAGGCGGATGGTGCTATGCGCGACGCTTTATCAATCTTCGATCAGATTGTGAGTTTCTCAGGTAAGACCATTACATTCGAAAATGTGATTCAGAATCTAAACGTTTTAGACTATGACTATTACTTTAGAATGGTGGATGCCTTTTTAGAGGGAAAAGTTACCGATGTTTTAATTCTCTTTAATGAAATTGTAGAAAAAGGATTCGATGGTCATCATTTTGTTGCAGGTTTGAGTTCTCATATAAGAGATATACTGGTGGGGAAAGATGCAGCAACTTTGCAATTGCTGGAGGTCAGTGATAGCGTTAAAGAAAAATACACCCAACAATCCCAAAAATGTGAGGTTGATTTCTTATACGATGCTCTGGGTATTCTTAACGAATGTGACATACATTATAAAAGCAGTCAAAATCAACGCTTACTTATCGAGCTTACCCTAATTCAATTGTCCCAGATAATTGAATCAAAAAAAAAAGGCGCTAGTCTGAAGAAAAACTTCCGACGATTATTGAAAATACGAGTTGAGGGACGCGCCTCAGCTCCCAAAGCATCAGGAGCCAAAGATAAGGCTCCTGTTCATCCTCAGCAAGAAGCACAGCGAACCACTCCACCTGCTTCTGCACAGGCTCAACAAAGAGTGTCCTCTTCGCCAGGAACAAGTCCTTCATCCATATCAATAAAAGCGGCTATGAGCCGAGGTATTGCCAGTAGACCTGCAGCTTCACCCAAACAAGAATTAAAATCAAAGGAATCTGCTGCGACTTACAGTGGAAGCCAAAACCAGCCCTATACAGCTAAAAGCGTTGTTGAAAAACTGAAAGAATATACAATCATAAGAGGCAAAAGTGAACGAATTCGTTTAGCAGTAGCTAATTGTGAAGCTGAAATAAGGAAAGATGGGCAGTTGGTTGTTAAGGTGAGTAATCAAATTCAAGAAGACGATATTTTAGCCGTTAAGAATGAAATGGTCAATTATCTGAAAAGAGAATTACAAAATTCGACCATTAATTTTATTACGGAGGTGATAGAGACCGCAACGAAAAAAAGACTGTATACCGACACGGATAAATTCAAATATTTGTGTGAGAAAAATCCGGTTTTGGAACAGCTGAAGCAGAAATTTTCCCTCGATTTTGAATAG
- a CDS encoding DUF3843 family protein: MKKWKEAFVFINSHQGVEISYNFVEIIPDENNPFYKAEKLRDTFGDVIVSKHTSKELTHYFFDQYKEQLSGLSSEFDAVFAPNLDFLTRFWKHDIYFSETE; the protein is encoded by the coding sequence ATTAAGAAATGGAAGGAAGCGTTTGTTTTTATTAATTCGCATCAGGGCGTGGAGATTTCTTACAATTTTGTTGAGATCATTCCTGACGAAAACAACCCTTTTTACAAGGCTGAGAAGTTGAGAGACACGTTTGGGGACGTTATTGTTTCTAAACATACTTCAAAGGAATTAACGCACTACTTTTTCGATCAGTACAAAGAGCAGCTAAGTGGCCTTTCTTCAGAATTCGATGCCGTATTCGCCCCAAATCTGGATTTTCTAACACGATTTTGGAAGCATGATATCTATTTCAGTGAAACAGAATAG
- a CDS encoding transposase: protein MTEKYQNKYRIASARLPQWDYGWNAAYFVTICTHGREHYFGDIINGRMQLSEIGHLANKYWSEIPKHFPFVELDSFVVMPNHVHGIVIINKPNDERYVETQNFASLPSESRNKFGPQSKNLASIIRGFKIGVTKNARIINADFAWQSRYHDHIIRNDESLYRIRDYIKNNPSKWMKDKFYE, encoded by the coding sequence ATGACAGAGAAATATCAAAATAAATACCGTATTGCATCTGCCCGTTTGCCTCAGTGGGATTATGGATGGAATGCGGCGTATTTTGTAACGATCTGTACCCATGGTCGCGAACATTATTTTGGTGATATTATAAATGGCAGAATGCAATTATCTGAAATTGGACATTTGGCAAACAAATATTGGTCAGAAATCCCCAAACATTTTCCATTTGTCGAATTGGATTCATTCGTTGTGATGCCAAACCATGTACATGGTATTGTTATAATCAACAAACCCAATGATGAACGTTATGTAGAGACGCAAAATTTTGCGTCTCTACCATCCGAATCACGAAATAAATTTGGGCCACAATCCAAAAACCTGGCATCAATAATTCGTGGGTTTAAAATTGGTGTCACCAAAAACGCCCGAATAATAAATGCCGATTTTGCATGGCAATCACGTTATCACGATCATATTATACGGAATGATGAATCCTTATATCGAATAAGAGATTACATCAAAAACAATCCTTCAAAATGGATGAAGGATAAATTTTATGAATGA